The Methanocella arvoryzae MRE50 genome includes a region encoding these proteins:
- a CDS encoding fibronectin type III domain-containing protein: MGWKKLVLILLVAVAFTLLAAPACAETIVYSEGFEDSDGGYLHSGTSDQWQWGTPVAPNGPGGAHQGSGCWGTAITTGSVPKNSNSYLTSPAISIPALTADETARVRFYAWIFIDEMLDRGEFQVSADGTTWVTKSQFFNRMSGEWTGYYFDVSEYSGQDIYLRFRLYADNNDYFLSTPYNMAGFYIDDVAVVISEAPATRTALTLEASEDLSISASCPWVGSWDGSGYRLDNDVYSTARGPAQEYVDYYLLNAATVPRDGKYSFVLQEVNDEASYTDMVRLITIDHPASVRVANDEAGNIWTYHTPSPPLSAVADNGSNVAAMVATEDDYAVRLYNGDYVILDFGNVDTSAGATLVLRAQGFQQDADIGSPIPAAPRILVQTQDAGGNWVTVNHFYPRMEWATNAYDLAGHLTNSKLVRLYSTSCNEGKYHLLDYVGLDASPQAPVVINTLEPLSAVHQSGGDLLAAVTTSDNGYAFLASAESMTLEFAVPPAAGEARSFVFMSEGYYIPMGTYFVYTYDGDGWVQRDAWSVPVSGDQTHVFDLSLYLPDPDGDYKVRIWQDYMYDPAAIDYAGLSRGEVPGNMVYARDLSAGGADITGTLSASDDVRRTWQYEDVRNRWVEIAWDGLEINMPPSSTPVSVTPGGQTPTISWTYTDTEGAPQTMYEAEAWTGAGGTGINIWDPAPATTSATSVTYSGSPLTDGQTYYFRVKVFDGTSWSAWGETSWVADLTVTPAPTPTPVPTPAPTPAEPGQPVSISNPYGHETAIVYVNGTRVMQIYDPISGTMIYDALATKTPEPAVTPSPTATPATPTPAPATATPVPTPASTEVPSTASPTPASSGEGRGQMPVLYMAVIGFAVLVIVAGAGYWLFFRRR; the protein is encoded by the coding sequence ATGGGCTGGAAAAAGCTTGTTCTGATACTACTGGTGGCCGTGGCTTTCACACTACTGGCGGCTCCAGCGTGCGCCGAAACTATCGTTTACTCCGAAGGTTTCGAAGATAGTGACGGGGGCTATCTGCACTCCGGTACCAGTGACCAGTGGCAGTGGGGGACGCCTGTAGCTCCGAACGGGCCGGGCGGTGCTCACCAGGGGTCTGGCTGCTGGGGCACCGCGATCACAACCGGCAGCGTGCCCAAAAACTCCAATTCGTACCTGACATCGCCGGCGATCTCGATACCGGCGCTTACCGCCGACGAAACTGCCCGGGTCCGGTTCTACGCCTGGATCTTCATCGACGAGATGCTGGACAGGGGCGAGTTTCAGGTCTCCGCCGACGGCACTACCTGGGTGACGAAATCTCAGTTCTTCAACAGGATGTCCGGCGAATGGACGGGCTACTATTTCGATGTATCTGAGTACTCAGGGCAGGATATATACCTGCGCTTCCGCCTGTACGCCGACAATAATGACTACTTTTTATCCACACCCTATAACATGGCTGGCTTCTATATCGACGACGTAGCTGTGGTCATATCTGAAGCACCCGCTACCAGGACGGCACTGACGCTGGAAGCGTCGGAGGACCTCAGCATATCCGCATCCTGCCCGTGGGTGGGCAGCTGGGATGGCTCCGGTTACCGGCTCGACAACGATGTCTATTCCACTGCCAGAGGCCCGGCTCAGGAGTACGTCGATTACTACCTGCTTAACGCGGCTACCGTGCCCCGGGACGGCAAGTATTCCTTCGTGTTGCAGGAAGTGAACGACGAAGCCTCCTATACTGATATGGTGAGGCTGATTACGATAGATCATCCGGCCAGCGTCAGGGTGGCTAACGATGAGGCCGGCAATATCTGGACCTACCATACTCCATCTCCGCCCCTGAGTGCAGTAGCCGATAATGGGAGCAATGTAGCAGCCATGGTCGCAACGGAGGATGATTACGCCGTCAGGCTTTACAATGGCGACTACGTTATCCTCGATTTCGGCAATGTGGACACCTCTGCTGGTGCTACCCTTGTGCTCAGGGCTCAGGGCTTCCAGCAGGACGCCGACATCGGAAGCCCTATCCCTGCCGCCCCCCGTATACTGGTGCAGACTCAGGATGCAGGGGGAAACTGGGTCACCGTCAACCACTTTTACCCGCGCATGGAATGGGCGACGAACGCGTACGATCTGGCAGGACACCTGACAAATAGTAAGCTTGTCAGGCTTTACTCCACCTCGTGTAACGAAGGTAAGTATCATCTGCTCGACTATGTCGGCCTGGATGCTTCCCCTCAGGCGCCGGTAGTCATCAACACGCTGGAGCCTCTTAGCGCTGTCCACCAGTCTGGCGGCGATCTTCTGGCGGCAGTGACAACTTCCGATAATGGCTACGCTTTCCTTGCCTCTGCAGAGTCGATGACGCTGGAGTTTGCTGTGCCGCCGGCGGCAGGAGAAGCCCGCAGCTTCGTCTTCATGTCTGAAGGCTACTATATCCCTATGGGTACTTATTTCGTCTACACTTACGATGGCGATGGCTGGGTGCAGAGAGACGCCTGGTCTGTACCCGTATCTGGCGACCAGACTCACGTATTCGACCTGAGCCTCTATCTCCCCGATCCGGACGGAGACTACAAAGTACGGATATGGCAGGACTACATGTACGATCCTGCGGCGATCGACTACGCAGGCCTGTCGCGTGGCGAAGTCCCGGGTAACATGGTGTATGCCCGTGACCTGTCCGCAGGCGGCGCCGATATCACCGGCACGCTTTCAGCTTCGGATGACGTAAGGAGGACCTGGCAGTACGAAGATGTTCGGAACCGCTGGGTCGAGATCGCCTGGGACGGCCTCGAGATCAACATGCCGCCCTCCTCCACCCCTGTCAGCGTGACTCCGGGAGGCCAGACGCCCACTATCTCGTGGACCTATACAGACACTGAAGGCGCTCCCCAGACTATGTACGAAGCGGAGGCCTGGACCGGCGCTGGCGGCACCGGGATAAACATCTGGGACCCGGCGCCTGCAACCACCTCTGCTACCTCGGTCACTTATTCCGGAAGCCCCCTGACCGACGGGCAAACTTACTATTTCAGGGTGAAGGTATTTGATGGAACTAGCTGGAGCGCCTGGGGCGAAACGAGCTGGGTAGCAGACTTGACAGTCACGCCTGCTCCGACGCCTACTCCTGTCCCGACGCCTGCTCCGACTCCTGCGGAACCGGGACAGCCGGTGTCGATCTCAAATCCCTACGGACACGAGACCGCCATCGTATATGTTAATGGTACCCGGGTGATGCAGATATACGACCCGATCAGCGGGACGATGATCTACGATGCCCTGGCAACGAAGACGCCAGAGCCTGCCGTTACTCCGTCGCCCACGGCTACTCCCGCTACTCCGACGCCGGCTCCGGCCACGGCTACCCCGGTGCCCACGCCTGCCTCCACCGAAGTGCCGTCGACAGCATCGCCTACACCAGCATCTTCCGGTGAAGGCCGGGGCCAGATGCCAGTACTGTATATGGCAGTGATCGGCTTTGCAGTACTCGTAATCGTCGCCGGGGCAGGCTACTGGCTGTTCTTCAGGCGGAGATAG
- a CDS encoding NAD(P)/FAD-dependent oxidoreductase: MTRTNIPEKGAIIQRDMETFSISPHIPGGFVEPAMLRKIADVAEKYGARYVKITGAQRIAIIGIREEALDDAWAEFDDRSKAIGMTIRSIQMCPGTRACKKARQDSPGLGFALDEEFYGKPAPAKFKMGVSGCPNCCSDSWMKDLGFIGTEKGFNAVVGGKGGGTPKPGREIAEGLTAEQAVALARKVIAFYRENGKAPERLGATIERVGFEAFLKAVN; this comes from the coding sequence ATGACCAGGACAAACATACCCGAAAAAGGAGCGATCATCCAGAGAGACATGGAGACGTTTTCGATATCGCCCCACATCCCCGGCGGCTTTGTCGAGCCCGCAATGCTGAGGAAAATCGCCGACGTGGCCGAGAAATATGGCGCCAGGTACGTGAAGATCACGGGCGCCCAGCGCATTGCCATCATCGGAATACGTGAAGAAGCCCTGGACGACGCCTGGGCGGAGTTCGACGATCGCTCCAAGGCCATAGGCATGACGATCAGGAGCATCCAGATGTGCCCCGGCACAAGGGCGTGCAAGAAGGCCAGACAGGACAGCCCCGGGCTGGGCTTTGCCCTCGATGAGGAGTTCTACGGCAAGCCTGCGCCGGCCAAGTTCAAGATGGGAGTATCTGGCTGCCCCAACTGCTGCAGCGACTCCTGGATGAAGGATCTCGGGTTCATCGGCACCGAAAAAGGGTTCAACGCAGTCGTCGGCGGCAAGGGCGGAGGGACGCCTAAGCCCGGCAGGGAGATCGCCGAAGGCCTGACGGCAGAACAGGCTGTAGCACTGGCCAGAAAGGTCATCGCGTTCTACCGGGAAAACGGCAAGGCCCCGGAGCGCCTGGGCGCAACCATCGAGCGCGTCGGTTTCGAGGCGTTCCTAAAAGCAGTAAACTGA
- a CDS encoding PadR family transcriptional regulator, with translation MQTDLDKWLKELRKGSSKLAMLSLLSKRDMYGYEITRELNSITEGVISLKESNAYPILHTMETEGLINSYWKETEAGMPPRKYYRITDQGREFFDEMRREWQKHNEAMGKVWKYQG, from the coding sequence ATGCAGACCGATCTGGACAAATGGCTCAAGGAATTGAGAAAAGGCAGCTCCAAGCTGGCGATGCTCTCGCTGCTCTCGAAGCGGGACATGTACGGCTACGAGATCACCAGAGAGCTGAACAGCATCACGGAAGGAGTCATCTCGCTGAAAGAGAGCAACGCTTACCCGATCCTCCACACCATGGAGACCGAAGGGCTGATCAACAGCTACTGGAAGGAAACGGAAGCCGGCATGCCCCCCCGGAAATATTACAGGATAACTGACCAGGGCCGGGAATTCTTCGACGAGATGCGGCGGGAATGGCAGAAGCACAACGAAGCGATGGGAAAAGTCTGGAAATACCAGGGATAG